The following proteins are co-located in the Robbsia betulipollinis genome:
- a CDS encoding SdpI family protein — translation MKKTFIFLAVASLLLLAISIPLILQKVPPNEFYGVRTHSTLANGDNWYKTNKLYGECMVLSTLLFFCVSVVVGGWRKTGNDAINIGLFVVQVGVPTVISLLYSNSYLR, via the coding sequence ATGAAAAAGACATTTATCTTTCTCGCCGTTGCCAGCCTGCTGCTGCTGGCCATCTCGATACCGCTGATCCTGCAAAAGGTACCGCCCAACGAGTTTTATGGAGTCCGCACTCATTCGACGCTCGCCAATGGGGACAACTGGTACAAAACAAATAAGCTGTATGGCGAGTGCATGGTCTTGTCGACGCTGCTGTTTTTTTGTGTAAGTGTTGTGGTCGGGGGCTGGCGAAAAACGGGAAACGATGCAATCAATATCGGCTTGTTCGTGGTGCAGGTCGGTGTCCCTACGGTCATCAGCTTGTTATATAGCAATTCTTATTTAAGATAA
- a CDS encoding radical SAM protein: MVDVSQFTVLTTNQCTAACGHCLMNSSPERRGRLSLDTISETITNLLEHGSPLRLVIFAGGEPTLLKSDLLDAIAFCASKGLETRMVTNASWAVTPKVAERMVESFREAGLAEINYRAVSTVKCNG; encoded by the coding sequence ATGGTCGATGTCAGTCAATTCACTGTTTTGACGACGAATCAATGTACGGCAGCGTGCGGCCATTGCCTGATGAATTCGTCGCCGGAGCGGCGCGGACGGCTCTCCCTAGACACCATTTCTGAAACGATCACCAATCTTCTGGAACATGGTAGCCCATTAAGGCTGGTGATTTTCGCGGGAGGGGAGCCGACGCTGCTAAAATCCGACCTGCTCGATGCGATTGCATTCTGCGCAAGCAAGGGGCTAGAGACGCGCATGGTGACCAACGCGTCGTGGGCTGTGACGCCGAAGGTGGCTGAGCGCATGGTCGAATCGTTCAGGGAGGCGGGCCTCGCCGAGATCAACTACAGGGCGGTCTCAACAGTCAAGTGCAACGGTTAG
- a CDS encoding amino acid adenylation domain-containing protein, with the protein MLALPTDAPRQARASYRAARHRVRLPAGLSQALRARAQASSATPFMVLLAAFQALLHRYTGQDDIRVGVPVANRHRVETEPLIGFFVNTQVLRARVTGHDTLGTLLERAREATLGAQAHQDLPFDALVDALRPERSLDHTPLFQVMFNHQRSDWRALDGLPGLRVERYRLPQPLAQFELMLDTREETDGTLSVEVTYARELFHDATIARFVRHYQRCLSAYAHGGLNRPLHDVVLLDDAETDMIAGWSRHPAGGVDSADSEPVFRHFERHAARHPEDIALVCGAAVMRYGELNARANQLAHWLGTQGIGVESRVGVAAERSFELVIALCAIVKAGAAYVPLDPAYPADRLAYMIADSRPALVLRQSGLSLPEIDGTPCVALDAIATDAFAAGDPAPPLHGANLAYVIYTSGSTGRPKGVGNHHAALRNRLAWMQHAYNLRRGEAVLQKTPFGFDVSVWEFFWPLMVGARLVLAEPGAHRDPSRLAAIIREQQVGTVHFVPSMLEAFMDSGAGAACAGTLARVICSGEALSADLQRRVFRDLPGVALYNLYGPTEAAIDVTAWTCVDEPGRPVPIGRPIARTQTWVLDAQLSPVPPGVPGELYLGGAGLARGYLRQPALTAERFVPDPFSRDGGARLYRTGDLVRWREDGALDYLGRLDHQVKIRGLRIEPGEIEAVLRQEPGVREAVVTTSGERLVAYVTGAVPEPAALRARLAGTLPDYMVPWRIVVLDTLPLGENGKLDRRALPEPASDVAGDADGEAPRPGVETQLATIWSALLGVAQIGRHDDFFDLGGHSLLAVRLNARIGLELGVGLPLAALFEATTLAGHAAAIERARADQPGDAVLQGLDLFMDTL; encoded by the coding sequence GTGCTCGCGCTGCCCACCGACGCGCCGCGCCAGGCGCGCGCGTCGTACCGTGCGGCGCGGCATCGGGTGCGGCTGCCCGCGGGGTTGTCGCAGGCGCTCAGGGCGCGCGCGCAGGCGAGTTCGGCGACGCCCTTCATGGTGCTGCTCGCCGCGTTCCAGGCACTGCTGCACCGCTACACGGGACAGGACGACATCCGGGTGGGCGTGCCGGTGGCGAACCGGCATCGGGTGGAGACCGAGCCATTGATCGGATTTTTCGTCAACACGCAGGTGCTGCGCGCGCGCGTGACGGGACACGACACGCTGGGGACCTTGCTGGAGCGTGCGCGCGAAGCGACGCTGGGCGCGCAGGCGCATCAGGATCTGCCGTTCGACGCACTGGTGGACGCCCTGCGCCCCGAGCGCAGTCTGGATCACACGCCGCTGTTCCAGGTGATGTTCAACCACCAGCGCAGCGACTGGCGCGCCCTCGACGGCCTGCCCGGCCTGCGCGTCGAGCGCTACCGCCTGCCGCAACCCCTGGCGCAGTTCGAGTTGATGCTGGATACGCGCGAGGAAACCGATGGCACGCTGAGCGTCGAGGTCACGTATGCGCGCGAACTGTTTCACGACGCGACGATCGCGCGCTTCGTGCGGCATTACCAGCGCTGCCTGAGCGCTTACGCGCATGGCGGGCTGAACCGGCCGTTGCACGACGTCGTCCTGCTGGACGACGCGGAGACCGACATGATCGCGGGCTGGAGCCGCCATCCCGCCGGCGGCGTCGACAGTGCCGACAGCGAACCGGTGTTCCGGCATTTCGAGCGGCACGCGGCCCGTCATCCGGAGGACATCGCACTGGTGTGCGGCGCGGCGGTGATGCGCTATGGCGAATTGAACGCGCGGGCCAATCAGCTCGCGCACTGGCTGGGCACGCAGGGCATCGGCGTCGAATCGCGCGTGGGCGTGGCCGCGGAACGTTCGTTCGAACTGGTCATCGCCTTGTGTGCCATCGTCAAGGCGGGCGCCGCCTATGTGCCGCTCGATCCGGCCTATCCCGCCGATCGGCTCGCCTACATGATCGCCGACAGCCGGCCGGCGCTGGTGCTGCGGCAATCCGGCCTGAGCTTGCCGGAGATCGACGGCACGCCGTGCGTCGCGCTCGATGCGATCGCGACCGATGCGTTCGCTGCCGGCGATCCCGCGCCGCCGCTGCACGGCGCCAACCTGGCGTACGTCATCTACACCTCCGGTTCCACCGGCCGTCCGAAAGGCGTGGGCAACCACCACGCCGCCTTGCGGAACCGGCTGGCGTGGATGCAGCACGCCTATAACCTGCGGCGCGGCGAGGCGGTGCTGCAAAAAACGCCTTTCGGCTTCGACGTCTCCGTATGGGAGTTCTTCTGGCCGCTGATGGTGGGCGCCCGCCTCGTGCTCGCGGAACCCGGCGCGCACCGCGACCCGTCGCGGCTTGCTGCCATCATTCGCGAGCAGCAGGTCGGCACCGTGCATTTCGTGCCCTCCATGCTGGAGGCCTTCATGGACAGCGGCGCGGGCGCGGCGTGCGCCGGCACGCTCGCCCGGGTGATCTGCAGCGGCGAGGCATTGTCCGCGGATCTGCAGCGGCGCGTGTTTCGGGACCTGCCGGGCGTGGCGTTATACAACCTGTACGGGCCGACGGAAGCGGCCATCGACGTCACCGCCTGGACCTGCGTCGACGAACCCGGCCGGCCGGTGCCGATCGGCCGGCCGATCGCGCGCACGCAAACGTGGGTGCTCGATGCGCAGCTGTCGCCGGTGCCGCCGGGCGTGCCGGGCGAGCTGTATCTGGGCGGTGCGGGGCTGGCGCGCGGCTATCTGCGGCAACCCGCCCTGACGGCCGAGCGTTTCGTGCCGGACCCGTTTTCGCGGGACGGCGGAGCGCGCCTGTACCGTACGGGCGACCTGGTGCGCTGGCGCGAAGACGGCGCGCTCGACTATCTCGGCCGGCTCGATCACCAGGTGAAGATCCGCGGCCTGCGCATCGAACCCGGCGAGATCGAGGCGGTCCTGAGACAGGAACCCGGCGTGCGGGAGGCGGTGGTGACGACATCCGGCGAGCGGCTGGTGGCGTACGTCACCGGCGCCGTGCCCGAACCGGCGGCACTGCGCGCGCGGCTCGCCGGCACGCTGCCGGACTACATGGTGCCCTGGCGCATCGTGGTACTCGACACATTGCCGCTGGGTGAGAACGGCAAACTCGATCGACGCGCCCTGCCGGAGCCGGCGAGCGATGTCGCGGGCGACGCGGACGGGGAAGCGCCGCGCCCCGGCGTCGAAACGCAACTGGCCACGATCTGGAGCGCCTTGCTGGGCGTCGCGCAAATCGGACGGCACGACGATTTCTTCGATCTCGGGGGGCATTCCCTGCTGGCGGTGCGTCTGAACGCCCGCATCGGCCTGGAGCTGGGCGTCGGTCTGCCGCTCGCCGCGCTCTTCGAAGCGACGACGCTCGCCGGACACGCCGCCGCGATCGAGCGCGCGCGTGCGGATCAGCCTGGCGATGCCGTGTTGCAGGGCCTGGATCTTTTTATGGATACACTTTGA